The Thunnus thynnus chromosome 22, fThuThy2.1, whole genome shotgun sequence genome includes a window with the following:
- the ccdc149a gene encoding coiled-coil domain-containing protein 149-A isoform X2: MQSAKRSESDWQGLVSEFLVCKRKLESKKEALLILSKELDTCQQERDQYKLMANQLRERHQGLKKKYRELIDGDPSLPPEKRNQVNLAQLLRDSRERVKQLAEEVKELTQRLAEAQGDNKLLRMTITRQRLGDEEVGARHFPAHEREGLVRQLERAGLQMEEMEHNMKALTDELQDVKAERTVFREKADRLNVELNHVLGNREARIIDVDALCMENRYLHERFNQLQEEVNLLKSNIMKYKTALERRKNSSIYGKSTSSPLTGVLSAKQVQEMLLEEQGCSLPATPQSISDLKSLATALLETIHEKNLVIQHQRHTNRILGNRVADLERKLKTLEVSGLWSLPGTRDNITLNENLQPELHPTRATSQPNTQPRVQPPKDDRSSHESSWECHTAGSDLGTDGVSMENTPALLSSLEPLARVETNGIDRRGGEIVTLTEDQAALELEEGRSPVEEAGHEVEGVEDEELGSTVEEGEEAELALDVPPSESDLSWLPIKQVSVDHSEVGHLPCRPQDDGSSNVHGHVEASESIPESLATDVSSTEDWDVHCQSVQGDNLA, translated from the exons TTCCTGGTGTGTAAGCGCAAGCTGGAGAGTAAGAAAGAAGCCCTGCTCATCCTGTCCAAGGAGCTGGATACCTGTCAGCAGGAAAGAGATCAGTACAAGCTGATGGCCAATCAGCTGAGGGAACGCCACCAGGGACTCAAGAAGAAGTACAGGGAACTCATT gATGGTGACCCTTCTTTGCCACCCGAAAAACGCAATCAG GTGAACCTGGCTCAGCTGTTGAGAGACTCGAGGGAACGAGTGAAACAGCTCGCTGAGGAGGTGAAGGAGCTGACTCAGAGGTTGGCGGAGGCTCAGGGGGATAACAAG CTCCTGAGGATGACCATTACTCGACAGAGGCTGGGGGATGAGGAGGTGGGGGCTCGCCACTTCCCCGCGCATGAACGTGAGGGTCTGGTTCGTCAGCTAGAGAGAGCAGGGTTACAG ATGGAGGAGATGGAGCACAACATGAAGGCTCTGACAGACGAGCTGCAGGACGTGAAGGCGGAGCGCACTGTGTTCAGGGAGAAGGCAGACCGGCTCAACGTGGAGCTCAATCATGTCCTGGGCAACCGCGAGGCACGCATCATTGATGTGGACGCCCTCTGCATGGAGAACAG ATACTTGCATGAGCGCTTCAACCAACTACAAGAGGAGGTGAACCTGCTAAAATCAAACATCATGAAGTACAAG ACAGCTCttgagaggaggaaaaactcCAGCATATATGGGAAATCAACCAGCAGTCCCCTCACTGGAGTCCTCTCAGCCAAACAAg TCCAGGAGATGTTGCTTGAAGAGCAGGGCTGCAGCCTGCCGGCCACGCCTCAGTCCATCTCCGACCTCAAGTCCCTGGCCACAGCTCTACTGGAGACCATCCATGAGAAGAATTTGGTCATCCAGCACCAGAGGCACACCAACAG GATCCTTGGAAACAGAGTTGCAGATTTGGAAAGGAAGCTGAAGACCTTGGAGGTGTCGGGACTATGGAGTCTTCCAG GGACACGGGACAATATCACACTGAATGAAAACCTTCAACCAGAGCTTCATCCAACACGTGCCACATCTCAGCCAAACACGCAGCCCAGAGTGCAGCCACCCAAAG ATGACAGAAGTTCACATGAATCATCATGGGAATGCCACACCGCTGGCAGCGACCTTGGCACAGATGGCGTCAGCATGGAAAATACACCTGCGCTGCTCAGCAGCCTGGAGCCTCTAGCCAGGGTAGAGACGAATGGGAttgacaggagaggaggagaaatagTGACCCTGACGGAAGATCAAGCCGCCTTAGAGCTCGAGGAGGGGCGGAGTCCAGTGGAAGAGGCGGGGCATGAGGTAGAAGGAGTTGAAGATGAAGAACTGGGTTCCACAgtggaggaaggagaagaggcGGAGCTGGCGCTGGATGTCCCTCCTAGTGAATCAGACCTTTCATGGCTTCCAATTAAACAAGTGTCTGTTGATCATTCAGAGGTGGGTCATTTGCCCTGCAGACCTCAGGACGATGGGTCCAGTAATGTACATGGACATGTAGAAGCCTCAGAATCAATTCCAGAAAGCCTGGCCACAGACGTATCGAGCACAGAGGATTGGGACGTTCATTGTCAATCTGTGCAGGGTGACAACCTGGCATGA
- the ccdc149a gene encoding coiled-coil domain-containing protein 149-A isoform X1 gives MQSAKRSESDWQGLVSEFLVCKRKLESKKEALLILSKELDTCQQERDQYKLMANQLRERHQGLKKKYRELIDGDPSLPPEKRNQVNLAQLLRDSRERVKQLAEEVKELTQRLAEAQGDNKLLRMTITRQRLGDEEVGARHFPAHEREGLVRQLERAGLQMEEMEHNMKALTDELQDVKAERTVFREKADRLNVELNHVLGNREARIIDVDALCMENRYLHERFNQLQEEVNLLKSNIMKYKTALERRKNSSIYGKSTSSPLTGVLSAKQVQEMLLEEQGCSLPATPQSISDLKSLATALLETIHEKNLVIQHQRHTNRILGNRVADLERKLKTLEVSGLWSLPGTRDNITLNENLQPELHPTRATSQPNTQPRVQPPKVVSDDRSSHESSWECHTAGSDLGTDGVSMENTPALLSSLEPLARVETNGIDRRGGEIVTLTEDQAALELEEGRSPVEEAGHEVEGVEDEELGSTVEEGEEAELALDVPPSESDLSWLPIKQVSVDHSEVGHLPCRPQDDGSSNVHGHVEASESIPESLATDVSSTEDWDVHCQSVQGDNLA, from the exons TTCCTGGTGTGTAAGCGCAAGCTGGAGAGTAAGAAAGAAGCCCTGCTCATCCTGTCCAAGGAGCTGGATACCTGTCAGCAGGAAAGAGATCAGTACAAGCTGATGGCCAATCAGCTGAGGGAACGCCACCAGGGACTCAAGAAGAAGTACAGGGAACTCATT gATGGTGACCCTTCTTTGCCACCCGAAAAACGCAATCAG GTGAACCTGGCTCAGCTGTTGAGAGACTCGAGGGAACGAGTGAAACAGCTCGCTGAGGAGGTGAAGGAGCTGACTCAGAGGTTGGCGGAGGCTCAGGGGGATAACAAG CTCCTGAGGATGACCATTACTCGACAGAGGCTGGGGGATGAGGAGGTGGGGGCTCGCCACTTCCCCGCGCATGAACGTGAGGGTCTGGTTCGTCAGCTAGAGAGAGCAGGGTTACAG ATGGAGGAGATGGAGCACAACATGAAGGCTCTGACAGACGAGCTGCAGGACGTGAAGGCGGAGCGCACTGTGTTCAGGGAGAAGGCAGACCGGCTCAACGTGGAGCTCAATCATGTCCTGGGCAACCGCGAGGCACGCATCATTGATGTGGACGCCCTCTGCATGGAGAACAG ATACTTGCATGAGCGCTTCAACCAACTACAAGAGGAGGTGAACCTGCTAAAATCAAACATCATGAAGTACAAG ACAGCTCttgagaggaggaaaaactcCAGCATATATGGGAAATCAACCAGCAGTCCCCTCACTGGAGTCCTCTCAGCCAAACAAg TCCAGGAGATGTTGCTTGAAGAGCAGGGCTGCAGCCTGCCGGCCACGCCTCAGTCCATCTCCGACCTCAAGTCCCTGGCCACAGCTCTACTGGAGACCATCCATGAGAAGAATTTGGTCATCCAGCACCAGAGGCACACCAACAG GATCCTTGGAAACAGAGTTGCAGATTTGGAAAGGAAGCTGAAGACCTTGGAGGTGTCGGGACTATGGAGTCTTCCAG GGACACGGGACAATATCACACTGAATGAAAACCTTCAACCAGAGCTTCATCCAACACGTGCCACATCTCAGCCAAACACGCAGCCCAGAGTGCAGCCACCCAAAG TTGTGTCAGATGACAGAAGTTCACATGAATCATCATGGGAATGCCACACCGCTGGCAGCGACCTTGGCACAGATGGCGTCAGCATGGAAAATACACCTGCGCTGCTCAGCAGCCTGGAGCCTCTAGCCAGGGTAGAGACGAATGGGAttgacaggagaggaggagaaatagTGACCCTGACGGAAGATCAAGCCGCCTTAGAGCTCGAGGAGGGGCGGAGTCCAGTGGAAGAGGCGGGGCATGAGGTAGAAGGAGTTGAAGATGAAGAACTGGGTTCCACAgtggaggaaggagaagaggcGGAGCTGGCGCTGGATGTCCCTCCTAGTGAATCAGACCTTTCATGGCTTCCAATTAAACAAGTGTCTGTTGATCATTCAGAGGTGGGTCATTTGCCCTGCAGACCTCAGGACGATGGGTCCAGTAATGTACATGGACATGTAGAAGCCTCAGAATCAATTCCAGAAAGCCTGGCCACAGACGTATCGAGCACAGAGGATTGGGACGTTCATTGTCAATCTGTGCAGGGTGACAACCTGGCATGA